AGCACGAGTTTGAAACAATGCTCGCCGGCCGACACCCGGATTTCCGACAGGTCCGCGATGCCACTGGTATTGTTTCTGTAGTAATAGCCGACCTCAGTCTCGGCGTTTGAGGCGGTAGCAAACTCGGCGCAGATGTGAGTGACCTTGCCCCTCTCACGGCGGAGTACGAAATGGCTGTCGGTCACCGGGTCTAGCTGAATCTCGGCGCGCTGGCACTTTGAGGCCAGGCGGGCGTCCGAAACGATGTCTTCGAATTCGGCCTCTACCAAGCTCAGGTCTTCCGGAATGTCACCCTTGGCCTGCGCGTAGCAGGCAAGAGCGATGACGGTTTCTGACAGTGCAGCGAGGCGGGCATTGTCTTCCTTGCGAAGGCGCGCCTCGCCGGGGCCACCGGTTATCGTGAGGCCTCCGACAATCGCGGCGACGACGATCGCGACGAGGGCGCTGGCGAAGATGGCATGACGATCAAATGCCATTAGCTTCGTCGCGTTCGGCATTGTGGATGAAATAGCCGAAGATGGCGCCTGCGATCGCGGCAACGATGATAGCCTTCAATACGAACCGCAGGGTCAGCTCGCCGCTGAGGAAATTGTAAACGACCGAAATGGCGTCGCCGACGAGAACCATGCCCGCAATGACGAGGCTTACATAGATGAGCCATTTTCGGATGCGCGAGCGCTGGAGCGCAGGATTTTCTTTGCGGGCCTTTAGCAGGATGCGCGCAAGCCACAGGAAGATTGGTGTGCCGACGACCAAGCCGGAAATGGCGCCGCGTATGTGCTGGTCGAGGGGGAAATAGCTGTAATTCCTGTTCTCGATGTCGTCCTTGATGGCGGAGTCGACCAGCGCGAAGAGCAGCGAGCCGAGATTGTATGAGACCACGCCGAGCAGGATGAAGAAGAGAAGGTAGAAGAAGGCTTCACGGGCCGAGAGGTATGCCAGGGGTTTCGGGACCGCGACTGGAAAAACCATATCAGCGAATGTGGCAAGCGCATCCTCGACCTCACTTTCGCGCCAACCGGCGGAGACCAGCGCAGCTCGAATGCCGCTGCGCGCCTCACCTTTCTCGAGGGCTTCCTTGACGAAGATTGTCAGCGTGCTGTTGGCCATCGGCCCCACCTTGTTCAAGACATCGGGACATTGAACATCCCCGCTGGGATTAGGAACGGATCTGACCGCGCCGCAAGGATTTTTGGAGGATAAATGGGGGCTTCTGTTGCCAGGCGCCCCCGGGCCCCGCCTAGGGGTCTGAAACCCTAGGAGTTAAGTCGGAAAAACCGAGCACCGCTTACGCGGCGAGCAGTTCGCCCTCAGCAAAGTTGTCGTTTGCAACTATTTGCTTTTGAGCTTCTAACGCAGCTCAAGCGAGCGAAAGCCTCGTCTTTACACGTCCGTCGACACTATTTCAGCCCCATCAGGAAACGGCCGCTGAGCCGTCTTTTGGTGGAGCTGCCGGGTACCGCCCCCGGGTCCGAGCCGCTTATTGCACGCGCGTTTATCGCCATAGTCCGAAGACAGAAACAATATAGGGGATAAGGGCGGGGGTTGTAAGCCCTGAAAGGGTTAAGACTGGCTGCCCCGAAAGCTGCCGCTCATCCTGACCGTCCTTCGGCAGGCTCAGGTTGAGAGTCGAAGGATGGGCCAAGCCGAGCCCGTATCATGCCCGGCTCTATCCTTCGACTCCGCTCAGGATGAGCCTTCGGGGCGGTGGGGTGGCCCTTGCCCTCACCCGCCGTTGAAGTGGCCGTGGATGCGGATGGCGAGGGCTTCGTTGACGCCGTCGACCTGCATCAGGTCGGCGACCTTGGCGCGGGAGACGCCGCGGGCGGAGCCGAAATGGTGGAGCAGCGCCTTCTTGCGCGTCGGGCCGATGCCTTCGATCTCGTCAAGCGGGGACTTGATGATGTCGGCCGAACGTTTGGCGCGGTGGGCGCCGATGGCCCAGCGGTGGGCTTCGTCGCGCAGGCGCTGGAGGTAGTAGAGGACGGGGGCGGTTTCCGGCAGCTTGAACGGCGCCCTGCCCGGCCGGAAGAATTGTTCGCGGCCGGCATTGCGGTCGACGCCCTTGGCAATCGAGACGAGGGTGACATCATCCGGGGACAGACCGATTTCGGCGAGCGCCTCGATCGTGGCGTTGAGTTGGCCGAGGCCGCCATCGATGAGGACGAGGTCTGGCCAGCTGTCGGTGTCGCCCGCCTCGCGTTCCTTCAAGGCGCGCGAGAATCGGCGGCGCATGACTTCGCGCATCATGCCGAAATCGTCGCCTGGCACGAGGTCCGCGTCCTTGATGTTGAACTTGCGGTAGGCGGACTTGCGGAAGCCTTCGGGGCCGGCAACGACCATGCCGCCGACGGCGTTGGTGCCCTGGATGTGGGAGTTGTCGTAGATCTCGATCCGGCTGGGCACTTCAGGCAGTTCGAAGACTTTCTGGACTTCGAGCAGCAGGCGTTCCTGGCTGGCGGATTCGGCGAGCTTACGGGTGAGCGCCTCGGCGGCGTTGCGCTCAGCCTGCGTGAGCAGGTCGCGCTTGGCGCCGCGCTCCGGGCGGCGTAGCTCGATCTTGCGGCCGGCTTTCAGTTCCAGCGCTTCGGCGATCAGGTCCGCCTGCTCCGGCTTCTCGTTGACGAGGATCAGGCGCGGCGGCGGGCGCTTGTCGTAGAACTGGACGAGGAAGGCCGCGAGGATTTCGTCCGCCGTCTGATCACGCTCATGGCGCGGGAAGTGGACGGTGGCGCCCCAGTTCTGGCCGGCGCGGATGAAGAAGACCTGCACGCAGGAGACACCGCCGTCCATCGCAATGGCGAAGACGTCGGCTTCCTCGATGCCATCGGGGTTGACGTCCTGCGTCGAGAGGACGTGCGCAAGCGCGCGGATGCGGTCACGCAGCTGGGCCGCCTTTTCGAAATCCATCGCTTCGGACGCAGCGTCCATTTCCGCGGCGAGGCGTTTCTGCAGACCGGCGCCCTTGCCGCGCAGGAAGTCGGCGGCTTCGTCGGCGAGCTCGGAATAGTCCGCCGGCGAAATGAGCCCGACGCAGGGCGCGGCGCAGCGCTTGATCTGGTGCAGCATGCAGGGCCGCGTGCGGGCGGAGTAGACGCTGTCCTCGCAGGTGCGCAGCAGGAAGGCCTTCTGCAAGGTGTCGAGCGTGCGCATGACGGCGCCGGCGCTGGCGAAGGGGCCGAAATAGTCGCCTTCGTCCTGCTTGGAGCCGCGATACTTCTTGATCTGCGGGGCTTCGTGATTGCGGCGGATCAGGATGTAGGGGAACGACTTGTCATCGCGCAGCAGGACGTTGAAGCGGGGCTTCAGCGATTTGACGAGGCTGGCTTCCAGGAGGAGCGCTTCGGTCTCGCTTTCGGTGACGACGAATTCCATCCGCCTTGTCTGCGAGATCATCCGGGCGATGCGCTGGGTGTGGCCGCCCATGCGGGTATAATTCGACACGCGGGCCTTCAGGTCGCGCGCCTTGCCGACATACAGGACCTCGTCGAGGTCGCCGAACATGCGGTAGACGCCCGGCTTCGACGGCAGCCGGGTGAGATTGTCCCTGATGACATCGACGCCGCTGATCGGGGCGGCGCCGGCCTGATTCTTGTCCATGCGCCCACAGATAGCCCCGCCGGGCGGGCACCGGAAGGGCGCTATGCTGAAAGGCCTGAGATCGTCCAGCCTGCCCCGGCCGCCAGGGCGACCAGCACGAACATCAGGCCCATGAAGTGGCCGCCCGCCTTTTCCTCGTCCTCACGGCGCTGGAAATAAACGAGCACGAAATAGAACAGGCCGATGGCGACGAGGCC
The genomic region above belongs to Acidobacteriota bacterium and contains:
- the uvrC gene encoding excinuclease ABC subunit UvrC — translated: MDKNQAGAAPISGVDVIRDNLTRLPSKPGVYRMFGDLDEVLYVGKARDLKARVSNYTRMGGHTQRIARMISQTRRMEFVVTESETEALLLEASLVKSLKPRFNVLLRDDKSFPYILIRRNHEAPQIKKYRGSKQDEGDYFGPFASAGAVMRTLDTLQKAFLLRTCEDSVYSARTRPCMLHQIKRCAAPCVGLISPADYSELADEAADFLRGKGAGLQKRLAAEMDAASEAMDFEKAAQLRDRIRALAHVLSTQDVNPDGIEEADVFAIAMDGGVSCVQVFFIRAGQNWGATVHFPRHERDQTADEILAAFLVQFYDKRPPPRLILVNEKPEQADLIAEALELKAGRKIELRRPERGAKRDLLTQAERNAAEALTRKLAESASQERLLLEVQKVFELPEVPSRIEIYDNSHIQGTNAVGGMVVAGPEGFRKSAYRKFNIKDADLVPGDDFGMMREVMRRRFSRALKEREAGDTDSWPDLVLIDGGLGQLNATIEALAEIGLSPDDVTLVSIAKGVDRNAGREQFFRPGRAPFKLPETAPVLYYLQRLRDEAHRWAIGAHRAKRSADIIKSPLDEIEGIGPTRKKALLHHFGSARGVSRAKVADLMQVDGVNEALAIRIHGHFNGG